The Allorhodopirellula heiligendammensis genome includes a window with the following:
- a CDS encoding glycosyltransferase family 4 protein, with protein MHAHWTVCQLGAREHYSVAAALHASGCLNGLFTDAWIAPETARRLSGLSMGRRLADRYCHDLASAEVGHANFQSILFELGLRLQRRGGWEAIIARNDWFQRRAIKWLTSRPQIRLASESGPSVKSERQPILFAYSYAALSLFRWAKSQGWMTVLGQIDGGFQDERLISQLRAEQNFEDNPWRPAPSQYWDQWHDECKLADRVVVNSNWSQSLVAQSGVAPQKLAVIPLAYSPPPASTAFVRDFAPRFSARRPLKVLFLGQVTVRKGILELLKAAEELLQQPVEFSVVGSHPQLIPEQWSRIPNVRFIGPIPRSETNKWYRNSDIFLFPTHSDGFGLTQLEAQAWKLPVVASRCCGDVIEDGINGRRLDFNSSNAIVEAIEAILEQPHLLRQWSEQSCQTDTYSTNRMSHALSELL; from the coding sequence ATGCACGCTCACTGGACTGTTTGCCAACTTGGCGCACGAGAGCATTACTCGGTCGCAGCGGCTCTGCACGCCAGTGGATGTCTCAACGGACTATTCACCGACGCATGGATTGCTCCTGAAACTGCCCGCCGGTTGAGTGGGCTATCTATGGGACGGCGGCTGGCGGATCGCTATTGCCATGATCTAGCATCAGCTGAAGTCGGTCATGCGAATTTCCAGTCTATTTTGTTTGAGTTGGGACTGCGACTGCAGCGTCGAGGCGGATGGGAGGCCATCATTGCGCGAAATGATTGGTTTCAGCGCAGAGCGATCAAGTGGCTGACAAGCCGTCCACAGATACGATTGGCTAGCGAGTCAGGACCTAGCGTGAAAAGCGAACGTCAGCCAATTCTGTTCGCGTATAGTTACGCTGCATTGTCGCTTTTCCGCTGGGCAAAATCCCAAGGTTGGATGACTGTCTTGGGCCAAATCGATGGTGGATTCCAGGACGAGCGACTCATCAGCCAACTAAGAGCTGAGCAAAATTTCGAGGACAACCCCTGGAGGCCAGCGCCTTCACAGTACTGGGACCAATGGCATGATGAATGCAAATTAGCAGATCGAGTCGTCGTGAATTCAAATTGGTCGCAATCGCTAGTAGCACAATCCGGAGTCGCCCCTCAGAAGCTTGCAGTGATTCCGCTTGCCTACTCACCTCCACCGGCGTCAACGGCCTTCGTACGCGACTTCGCTCCTCGCTTTTCTGCACGTCGCCCTCTCAAGGTTCTATTCTTGGGCCAAGTGACTGTCCGAAAAGGTATCTTGGAACTGTTGAAGGCAGCAGAGGAACTATTGCAGCAGCCCGTTGAGTTTTCAGTGGTTGGTTCTCATCCCCAACTGATCCCTGAGCAATGGAGCCGAATCCCCAATGTTAGGTTCATCGGACCAATCCCGCGAAGCGAAACGAACAAATGGTACCGTAATTCGGACATATTCCTGTTCCCTACGCACTCGGACGGTTTTGGCCTGACCCAGTTGGAAGCTCAAGCCTGGAAATTACCTGTTGTTGCGTCTAGATGCTGTGGTGATGTCATAGAAGACGGCATCAATGGACGACGATTGGATTTTAATTCATCTAACGCCATTGTCGAAGCTATCGAGGCGATTCTTGAGCAGCCTCACTTGCTGCGGCAATGGTCCGAGCAGTCGTGTCAAACCGATACCTATAGCACCAATCGGATGAGTCACGCCCTGAGCGAGCTGCTTTGA
- a CDS encoding O-antigen polymerase: MSMPSNPPNWGTRSVQLHLPSRTSTVDWQTNPQLGLAMVVVALGLAILTIPVECSAAGALRLPATIFSVALVVPTLLQLQHAPKSAFHALNIAAASPVYWLLLDMIQGAYPLLRISQADVINSFVCIALFTGGVWIGGMLPPGRIPSRLRAGLSVQLTPRQLTTLIIIAFSLAFLKFAVPAKFDLYAMVGAFNGGRWASPWGRGAMGGWDAFLDHFAYFGYILPVLVTLLARQLGWLHSRTLVALSLTLIIAAFMAVGGGRRIIGVMVGSALTVWLLSNPRVRLRSLITIGLCAFALLFVMQVILTYRNVGIAKAFGGDFNERMTERNYLHVDDNFLRLTQLTQIVPEKHPYVTWQWPLWIAVRPIPRIFWPGKPVDPGFNLPRYLGVKGVSYSSSIIGELYMAFGFLGCATGGVFIGWLAISLVRTFELYSKSGGLIVYGIGVLALFAGTRSGIDLVLMSYGIVGWFLVIAIYQNFFGSLSVHER, from the coding sequence ATGAGCATGCCGAGCAACCCGCCAAATTGGGGCACTCGAAGCGTGCAGCTTCACCTACCTTCCCGCACAAGCACGGTTGACTGGCAAACGAATCCTCAGCTCGGACTGGCGATGGTGGTCGTTGCGCTTGGATTGGCGATCCTGACGATTCCAGTTGAATGTTCAGCCGCTGGAGCGCTTCGGTTACCGGCGACGATTTTCTCGGTGGCGCTCGTAGTACCTACGTTGCTGCAACTGCAACACGCACCCAAATCGGCCTTTCATGCTCTCAATATTGCCGCTGCATCTCCTGTCTATTGGCTACTATTGGATATGATTCAGGGGGCGTATCCGTTGCTACGAATCAGTCAGGCCGACGTCATTAATTCGTTTGTGTGCATTGCCTTGTTCACAGGCGGTGTCTGGATTGGCGGCATGCTGCCACCTGGTCGCATCCCGAGTCGCTTGCGGGCGGGCTTGAGCGTGCAACTGACACCGAGGCAGCTGACGACTTTGATCATCATCGCCTTTTCGCTGGCCTTCCTCAAGTTCGCAGTCCCAGCCAAGTTTGACTTGTACGCGATGGTAGGTGCCTTCAATGGAGGACGCTGGGCGTCTCCCTGGGGGCGAGGAGCGATGGGTGGATGGGACGCCTTTCTAGATCACTTTGCGTATTTTGGCTACATACTACCTGTGCTAGTAACCCTACTTGCACGTCAGTTGGGCTGGCTTCACTCGAGAACGCTAGTCGCACTATCATTGACCCTAATCATCGCTGCGTTCATGGCTGTGGGCGGTGGCAGGCGCATCATCGGGGTGATGGTTGGTTCGGCTTTGACCGTTTGGCTTCTATCAAACCCCCGTGTTCGCCTACGCTCCCTAATCACGATTGGTCTATGCGCGTTTGCACTATTGTTCGTCATGCAAGTGATCCTTACCTATCGCAACGTTGGAATTGCGAAGGCGTTTGGTGGTGATTTCAATGAGCGAATGACAGAGCGAAATTATCTTCACGTGGACGATAACTTTCTTCGTCTTACTCAATTGACGCAAATCGTACCGGAAAAACACCCCTATGTGACTTGGCAATGGCCGCTTTGGATTGCAGTGCGGCCGATACCTCGTATTTTCTGGCCAGGAAAACCTGTTGACCCGGGCTTCAATCTGCCACGGTACCTGGGCGTAAAAGGAGTTTCGTATTCATCATCCATAATTGGCGAACTTTACATGGCGTTCGGTTTCTTGGGATGCGCTACGGGAGGGGTGTTCATTGGATGGCTGGCAATCAGTCTCGTGAGAACATTCGAACTCTATTCGAAATCCGGCGGCTTGATTGTCTACGGCATTGGCGTACTCGCTCTCTTCGCGGGCACTCGATCTGGCATCGATTTGGTGTTAATGAGCTACGGCATTGTTGGTTGGTTTTTGGTGATTGCAATTTACCAGAACTTCTTTGGCTCCCTGAGTGTTCATGAGAGATAG
- a CDS encoding glycosyltransferase: MRDRSTLAAKPIQQKTDRFQGKLAVIIGATGPYHIARLTALHRLLEKHGCQLALVLRNGRIAEYPWFADPGALPFEVVRAYNENDTEPQSFRSGRLVHHALSELKPDSIAFGMPSMAYLGPWLWGVKRGIPMVLFSESKLDDAPRKSWKERAKREIYGRFDAAIVGGPPHIEYAASFGIDRSCCFPGYDAVDNEHFRTGAAEARRRRASYSAQFDLPSHYWIAANRFVPKKNLPRLLEAYARYRVAMGEEAWKLVLMGDGPDKGLLLEKRKQLGLENHIILPGLIPYETLPIYYGLASAFVHASTTEQWGLVVNEAMASRLPILISKTCGCASVLLDEGHNGASFYPEQTESICQAFIDFHRTPVDNRVSMGLRSEAIVQQWGPDRFATSMWSALNSKRPPK, from the coding sequence ATGAGAGATAGATCTACATTGGCAGCTAAACCCATCCAACAGAAGACCGACAGATTCCAAGGAAAACTTGCTGTAATTATCGGTGCAACGGGTCCCTACCACATTGCCCGCCTGACAGCCTTGCACCGATTACTCGAAAAGCACGGTTGCCAACTTGCGTTGGTTTTACGAAACGGAAGAATTGCGGAGTACCCGTGGTTTGCGGATCCGGGAGCTTTACCATTCGAGGTGGTGAGAGCGTACAACGAGAACGATACCGAACCACAGAGTTTTCGTTCAGGTCGACTTGTCCATCACGCATTATCGGAACTGAAACCCGATTCCATTGCCTTCGGCATGCCGTCAATGGCATATCTCGGACCGTGGTTATGGGGCGTGAAGAGAGGTATTCCCATGGTTTTGTTTTCGGAGAGCAAACTCGATGATGCGCCCCGAAAAAGCTGGAAAGAAAGAGCCAAGCGTGAAATCTACGGTCGGTTCGATGCTGCTATCGTTGGGGGGCCTCCCCATATTGAGTATGCTGCGTCTTTCGGCATCGATCGAAGTTGCTGCTTTCCAGGATACGATGCCGTCGACAACGAACACTTCCGTACGGGTGCCGCTGAGGCACGCCGCCGTCGTGCGTCCTATTCCGCACAATTCGATCTGCCTTCTCATTACTGGATCGCCGCAAATCGTTTCGTCCCCAAAAAGAATCTGCCTCGCTTGCTCGAGGCCTATGCGAGATATCGCGTTGCGATGGGAGAGGAGGCGTGGAAATTGGTCCTGATGGGCGATGGCCCAGACAAGGGACTGCTGCTGGAAAAACGAAAGCAACTTGGTTTGGAGAATCATATCATTCTGCCCGGGCTAATTCCGTACGAAACACTGCCCATTTACTACGGACTTGCCAGTGCGTTTGTGCATGCCAGCACAACAGAGCAATGGGGACTAGTCGTCAACGAGGCAATGGCCTCGCGACTACCCATCCTCATCTCAAAGACCTGTGGCTGCGCGTCGGTGCTCCTCGATGAAGGACATAATGGCGCCAGTTTTTACCCAGAGCAAACCGAATCAATTTGCCAAGCGTTCATAGACTTCCACAGGACGCCAGTAGACAATCGCGTTTCGATGGGACTGCGTTCTGAAGCTATCGTGCAGCAATGGGGTCCCGACCGATTTGCCACCTCGATGTGGTCTGCTCTCAACTCGAAAAGGCCGCCAAAATGA
- a CDS encoding glycosyltransferase: protein MSVIKVIASTRIDHGGTSRSVPALCTALSNCGVHVQLVTGRTRGVQSILPDNSVPVHFVEESAYFGRLLNAGPFSQLITSLHARAPSPCLVHDHGIWLPSNRAVARSAKKKDWIRVVSPRGMVSEWALEHGSRKKRIAWSLYQKRHLESATAFHATSELEADELRRLGMRQPIAVIPNGVQPPASKPNRDRRDGKNRMLFLSRIHPKKGLLNLISAWQQVNPQDWELLLVGPDEAGYRGEVERQITALGLSSEISFHPEVNELEKWQQYANADIFILPSFSENFGIVVAEALVSGLPVITTTGTPWSTLAHDEVGWCVEPTVEGLSDAIQKACSLNEKARLEMSQHTAQWAANRFEWPAIAEQMSRFYQWLISRRAQPESPCDFIRL, encoded by the coding sequence GTGAGTGTTATCAAAGTCATAGCCAGCACTCGGATCGATCATGGGGGGACTTCCCGCAGTGTGCCGGCGTTGTGCACGGCATTATCGAACTGCGGCGTTCATGTGCAGTTGGTGACGGGGCGTACGCGAGGAGTCCAATCCATCCTTCCGGACAACTCCGTTCCGGTGCATTTCGTCGAGGAATCTGCCTACTTCGGCCGCCTACTCAACGCCGGCCCATTCTCTCAGCTAATAACTTCACTGCATGCGAGAGCACCGAGCCCCTGCCTCGTTCATGACCACGGTATCTGGCTGCCATCAAATCGTGCAGTTGCACGCTCGGCAAAAAAGAAAGATTGGATTCGAGTTGTTTCCCCCAGAGGCATGGTGTCGGAATGGGCACTCGAGCATGGAAGTCGAAAAAAAAGAATTGCCTGGTCGCTCTATCAAAAGCGCCACCTGGAGTCGGCGACAGCATTCCATGCCACTTCGGAATTGGAAGCGGACGAATTGCGGCGGCTTGGCATGCGACAGCCGATCGCTGTCATTCCAAACGGAGTACAGCCTCCAGCCTCCAAGCCGAACCGTGATCGACGCGATGGAAAGAACCGCATGCTATTCCTGTCTCGGATTCACCCCAAGAAGGGACTCCTAAATCTCATTTCAGCTTGGCAACAAGTCAATCCTCAAGATTGGGAACTGCTATTGGTTGGTCCGGACGAGGCCGGATACCGCGGCGAAGTCGAGCGACAGATCACTGCATTGGGTCTATCCTCTGAGATATCGTTTCATCCTGAAGTCAATGAACTGGAAAAATGGCAGCAGTACGCAAACGCCGACATTTTCATACTTCCTTCGTTCAGCGAAAACTTCGGTATCGTTGTCGCTGAAGCACTAGTATCTGGACTTCCTGTCATCACGACAACGGGAACCCCTTGGAGCACACTGGCACATGACGAAGTCGGCTGGTGCGTCGAGCCGACCGTTGAAGGATTGTCCGATGCGATTCAGAAAGCTTGCTCTTTAAACGAAAAGGCAAGGTTAGAGATGAGTCAGCATACCGCTCAATGGGCGGCGAATCGATTTGAGTGGCCTGCAATTGCTGAACAAATGTCACGATTCTATCAATGGCTGATCTCGAGAAGAGCACAGCCTGAATCCCCGTGCGACTTTATCCGACTTTAA
- a CDS encoding glycosyltransferase family 2 protein, producing MNLSHVTALILTYNEEANLRTSLGALDWASRIVIVDSGSSDRTRAIAAEFSHVDLFHRDFDNHTNQWNFGLSKIDSEWVLALDADYVFGSDFPLELEKLETSQQAFDVQFRYCVYGRPLHASLYPPRVVLFRPAHCTYIADGHTQTLDVSEVDVGHLASIVSHDDHKSLARWCSSQIKYANLEADKLLAGDSSTLGWKDRLRKRIVFAPWLTLFYCLFVKRLVRDGWAGCFYSLQRVFAELLLSLVLIERKFPERVSSSRQVLENDSIKDAMVNGQ from the coding sequence TTGAATCTATCCCACGTTACGGCACTGATTCTTACCTACAATGAGGAGGCAAACCTGCGCACTTCCTTGGGGGCGCTCGACTGGGCTTCCCGAATTGTAATCGTTGATAGTGGCAGCAGCGACAGGACCCGAGCGATAGCAGCAGAGTTCTCACACGTCGACCTATTTCATCGAGATTTTGACAACCACACCAATCAATGGAATTTTGGTTTGAGTAAAATCGACAGCGAATGGGTGCTTGCCCTGGACGCTGACTACGTGTTTGGATCCGATTTCCCCCTGGAACTAGAAAAACTGGAAACGTCTCAACAGGCATTTGACGTACAATTTCGATATTGCGTCTACGGACGCCCACTGCACGCGTCGCTTTATCCTCCAAGGGTGGTGCTATTCCGCCCCGCTCACTGCACATATATCGCTGACGGACACACACAGACACTTGACGTTTCGGAGGTAGATGTTGGGCACTTGGCGTCAATCGTTTCTCACGATGATCATAAGTCTTTGGCGCGTTGGTGCTCATCGCAGATAAAGTATGCAAATCTTGAAGCGGACAAACTACTCGCGGGCGACAGCTCAACACTTGGCTGGAAGGACAGATTGCGAAAAAGAATCGTGTTTGCGCCGTGGCTCACTCTATTTTATTGCCTATTCGTCAAGCGACTCGTTCGCGATGGATGGGCCGGATGCTTCTACTCGCTGCAGCGAGTGTTTGCCGAATTATTGCTGTCTTTGGTTTTGATTGAACGTAAATTCCCAGAGCGAGTAAGTTCGAGCAGGCAAGTACTCGAAAATGATTCGATCAAGGACGCAATGGTGAACGGCCAATGA
- a CDS encoding FkbM family methyltransferase, translating into MIRTLIERWGRGKIVRRRLPKAFGRRSIHVSPDAALKYLFPNLERGDPSLLRIATTLSTAQSIWDIGANVGLFTFAAAHRVGSPGKVLAVEADPFLADLLQRSAQMPSNSDLNVRVLCCAASDETSVARFLIANRGRASNSLEQSGHRTQAGGTRYAQYVPTLKLDDLVETFGVPDFIKVDVEGAEMQVLRGAQHILSVHRPSFYIEVSGAQSEHVAAVFSANKYVLFDGDAVDPIRIDSCRFNTLAIPAERACGLDDTTTT; encoded by the coding sequence ATGATTCGAACTCTGATTGAGAGATGGGGCCGTGGCAAGATTGTTCGACGGCGACTGCCGAAGGCTTTTGGGAGGCGATCTATCCATGTATCTCCCGACGCTGCACTGAAGTATCTGTTCCCCAATCTTGAGCGTGGTGACCCCAGCCTACTGCGGATCGCGACAACTTTGTCGACTGCACAGTCGATTTGGGACATCGGTGCAAACGTAGGGCTGTTCACCTTCGCTGCAGCCCATCGAGTTGGCTCGCCTGGAAAAGTTCTGGCCGTTGAAGCTGATCCGTTTCTCGCCGATTTGCTGCAAAGGTCGGCGCAGATGCCGTCCAATTCTGACTTGAACGTGAGGGTGCTGTGCTGTGCGGCATCTGATGAAACGAGCGTTGCCCGGTTTCTTATCGCAAATCGAGGCCGTGCATCGAACTCGCTTGAACAATCTGGCCACCGTACGCAGGCGGGTGGTACGCGATACGCCCAGTACGTGCCAACGCTCAAACTCGATGATTTGGTTGAAACCTTTGGAGTGCCAGATTTCATCAAGGTTGATGTAGAGGGTGCGGAGATGCAGGTCTTGCGAGGAGCGCAACACATACTGAGTGTACATCGACCGTCTTTCTATATTGAAGTATCCGGTGCACAGAGCGAGCATGTTGCTGCAGTATTCTCGGCGAACAAATACGTTCTATTCGACGGTGATGCGGTGGATCCAATAAGAATCGATTCCTGCAGATTCAATACACTCGCGATTCCAGCAGAACGAGCCTGTGGATTAGACGATACCACAACGACGTAA
- a CDS encoding carbamoyltransferase family protein produces the protein MNIIGINAYHGDASASLVVDGQLVAAVEEERFNRIKHWAGFPAQSIQYCLEVAGISISDVDHVAISFDPRANLARRLAFVASHRPSARAILDRVKRQGKTLGLEDQLARGLGVDRSTVRAQFHRIEHHQTHVSAGFLLSPFEEAAVLSVDGMGDFTSTMTAHAKGTGWREFDRVWFPHSIGFLYSTITMFLGFPYYGDEYKVMGLAPYGEPEFADSIRKMIRPKRDTFELNLEYFTHQKTGVKMKWNDGAPIIEPFHSQKLIAELGPMRARDEPMTSRHDNIAKSLQVVTEEIILHMLTRLHAKTQCENLCMTGGVAMNSVANGKITSQTPFKHVYIPAGAADNGTAFGAAFYVWNKVLGNPRSFVQDHAYWGCESTDDECANAIRTAELPFDCVDQADLVDQTTNLMLDGKVVGWFQGRMEFGARALGSRSLIADPRRTDMRDIINLRIKYREKFRPFAPSILEEHAGEWFEINEPTPYMEKVFPIRREKRELIPAVTHVDGSGRLQTVSKSTNPLYHALITRFYEKTGVPIVLNTSLNENEPVVRTPAEAISCFLRTDMDALVLGNCIIDRHRADFPEAFQKKSSIDRQVKPG, from the coding sequence ATGAACATTATTGGAATCAACGCCTATCATGGTGATGCGTCGGCGTCACTTGTCGTCGATGGACAACTTGTTGCCGCGGTGGAGGAGGAGCGGTTTAACCGGATCAAACATTGGGCTGGGTTTCCTGCGCAGTCGATTCAGTACTGTCTCGAGGTGGCGGGGATCAGCATCAGCGATGTCGATCACGTGGCCATCTCATTCGACCCGCGAGCGAATCTTGCGCGGCGGTTGGCCTTCGTGGCTTCGCACCGCCCCAGCGCCCGAGCGATACTCGACCGTGTGAAACGCCAAGGAAAAACGCTCGGTCTGGAGGATCAGTTGGCTCGGGGACTCGGTGTGGACCGATCGACGGTTCGTGCTCAGTTCCACCGCATTGAGCACCATCAGACGCATGTTTCGGCTGGCTTTTTGCTCTCGCCTTTCGAGGAGGCTGCTGTGCTGTCGGTCGATGGCATGGGTGATTTCACGTCGACGATGACTGCCCACGCAAAGGGCACGGGCTGGCGAGAATTCGATCGTGTATGGTTCCCACACTCGATCGGATTTTTGTATAGCACGATCACGATGTTCTTGGGATTCCCCTATTATGGTGACGAGTACAAAGTCATGGGACTCGCCCCATACGGAGAACCGGAGTTTGCAGATTCCATCCGCAAGATGATCCGCCCTAAAAGAGACACGTTTGAGCTCAACTTAGAGTATTTCACGCACCAAAAAACGGGTGTCAAGATGAAGTGGAATGATGGCGCGCCAATCATCGAACCATTTCATTCACAGAAGCTGATTGCTGAGCTCGGACCGATGCGAGCGAGAGACGAACCGATGACATCTCGACACGATAATATCGCGAAGAGCTTGCAAGTCGTCACGGAGGAGATCATCTTGCACATGCTCACTCGATTGCATGCAAAAACCCAATGTGAGAATTTGTGCATGACAGGAGGCGTGGCGATGAACTCAGTTGCCAATGGAAAAATCACCTCTCAGACTCCTTTTAAACACGTCTATATTCCTGCGGGAGCGGCCGATAACGGGACTGCTTTCGGAGCAGCGTTCTATGTATGGAACAAGGTCCTCGGTAATCCACGCAGCTTCGTGCAAGATCACGCATACTGGGGCTGCGAAAGCACTGACGATGAATGTGCCAACGCCATCCGCACGGCAGAACTGCCGTTCGACTGCGTGGACCAAGCAGACCTGGTGGATCAAACGACCAACTTGATGCTAGACGGGAAGGTTGTGGGGTGGTTTCAAGGACGAATGGAGTTTGGCGCCAGGGCGTTGGGCAGTCGCTCACTAATCGCGGACCCGCGACGGACCGATATGCGCGATATCATTAATTTACGAATAAAGTATCGCGAGAAGTTTCGACCGTTCGCGCCGAGCATCTTGGAGGAGCATGCCGGCGAGTGGTTTGAAATCAATGAACCCACGCCTTATATGGAGAAAGTGTTCCCGATTCGACGCGAGAAACGAGAACTGATCCCGGCGGTTACTCATGTCGATGGCAGCGGCCGCCTGCAAACCGTTTCCAAATCCACCAATCCGTTGTACCACGCGCTAATCACGCGTTTCTACGAGAAAACGGGCGTGCCGATTGTTTTAAACACCTCACTCAATGAGAACGAGCCGGTAGTGCGGACACCCGCCGAGGCCATCTCATGCTTCTTGCGGACTGATATGGATGCATTGGTGCTAGGCAACTGCATCATCGACCGACATCGAGCCGATTTCCCCGAAGCGTTCCAAAAGAAAAGCTCAATCGACCGGCAGGTAAAGCCGGGGTGA